A DNA window from Hymenobacter aquaticus contains the following coding sequences:
- a CDS encoding response regulator: MIRIILTDDHAIIRDGVRSLLRDEPELDVVGEAGNGEELLALLPGTPADVVLLDLTMPGKDGFATLNTLREQYPQIRVLILSMLDHERYVAQALDAGATGYVLKNTSRSELVYALHRVAAGHHFLCTAISMGLLRKFQAPELPVGESARATSSLSKRELEVLQLIAEGLTNAEIADKLFTSKRTIETHRQNIIEKTQAKNTAALIKFAVSSGLLPE; the protein is encoded by the coding sequence ATGATTCGAATAATTCTTACCGATGACCATGCCATCATCCGCGACGGAGTCCGCTCGTTGCTGCGCGATGAGCCTGAGCTGGACGTGGTAGGGGAAGCCGGCAACGGCGAAGAACTTCTGGCCCTGCTACCCGGCACGCCAGCCGACGTAGTGCTGCTGGATCTGACGATGCCGGGTAAAGATGGGTTTGCTACCCTGAACACGCTACGCGAACAATACCCGCAGATCCGGGTGCTGATTTTGTCCATGCTCGACCACGAGCGGTATGTGGCCCAGGCCCTGGATGCGGGGGCCACGGGCTACGTCCTGAAGAACACCAGCCGCAGTGAGCTGGTATATGCCCTGCATCGGGTAGCGGCCGGGCATCACTTCTTGTGCACCGCCATTTCCATGGGGCTCCTGCGCAAGTTTCAGGCTCCTGAGTTGCCCGTGGGGGAAAGCGCCCGGGCTACCAGCTCGCTGTCGAAGCGGGAGCTGGAAGTGTTGCAGCTGATTGCCGAGGGACTGACCAACGCCGAAATTGCCGACAAGCTCTTCACCAGCAAGCGCACCATCGAAACCCACCGCCAGAACATCATCGAGAAAACCCAGGCCAAAAACACCGCCGCCCTCATCAAGTTCGCCGTGAGCAGCGGCTTGCTGCCTGAGTAA
- a CDS encoding helix-turn-helix transcriptional regulator: MQNNIRVERAVLRLTQEELAQRIGVSRQTINALEAGKYVPSTVLALKLAAVFGKPVEQLFALEAAD, translated from the coding sequence ATGCAGAATAACATCCGCGTAGAACGGGCCGTGCTCCGCCTGACCCAGGAAGAGCTGGCCCAGCGCATCGGCGTAAGCCGGCAGACGATTAACGCCCTGGAAGCCGGCAAGTACGTGCCCTCCACGGTGCTGGCCCTGAAGCTGGCCGCCGTATTCGGCAAACCCGTCGAGCAGCTCTTCGCCCTCGAAGCCGCAGACTAA
- a CDS encoding Ig-like domain-containing protein, protein MLPSDVGEPGRWRTAGQAYAGRLLAFLLLLLATSGAQAQTTANKIYWVQSSGTAADDRLASANLDGTGQTALASGASNFDNPNALWVDAANNIIYVGDGATTATTGIRTFSLTGTLLSTIVPGTSGAGINAVQVVGNKIYWVQSSGTAALDQVASANLDGTNRTTLISDNSATTFNNPQSLWVDAANNVIYVGDGANTGNTGISRFTLSGTYLNTIVAGVAGISINGLQVVGNKLYWVQSSGTAADDRLVSANLDGTGVTVLASGNSATTFNNPQSLRVDVPNSVIYVGDGANTGNTGISRFTLTGTYISTVVAGGVYSFNGIGNNSVAASAPTVTTTAAASITSTSAILGGNVTADGGATVTERGVVYSTTNTTPTTSDTKDTNGTGTGTFSETIGGLTAGTTYYVRAYAINSVGTSYGSVVSFTTPPNAPVVTAPANGSLLATTTPAYSGTATANSTVTVYVDGSAIGTTTATAGGTFSLTQPTALTQGSHTVFARASINGSAQSANSNTNSFVVDTTQPNVAISSTATSPTSTSPIPVTVTFSEPVTGFVQGDVTVGNGTISGFTGSGASYSFNVTPTANGTVTVNVPANVAQDAAGNFNTAATQFSITYTAPTATVVSITRLLPSPTATTQVSYRVVFSGNVSGLTTSNFSVTSSTGASVSSVSGSGASYTVVVNTGTGNGTLTLNVQNSAGISPTVTNVPYTLGETYTITKSFAAAPTLRIQAAGSASGNSDVTAFVDVVQVFSGGSPVANALQNGSFESNNVGASSFLYQSQGVVASPWTFGGAFSGVSRNNSAFGSTAFSGDAVLLLQSTNGDNNASASQNLAVPTGSYQVGFQAIQRNYTARDQRLNVFVNDVFVGSIQPNNIPTYDAFTSAAFSVTAPALTATISSTATSPTNTSPIPVTVTFSASVTGFVAGDVTVTGGTISGFTGSGTTYTFNVTPSANGTVTVNVPANVAVDANNTGNSAATQFSIVYQQLVTAVPVVTVPANGSLVSTSTPTYGGTAPANSTVQVYVDGVALPSTTTANGSGNWSIAQPTALSQGSHTVYATAQSNGQAVSANSNTNTFTVDSVRPAVAISSSAGANGSTTGTSPIPFSVTFSENVTGFVTGDITVTGGTISGFSGTSPGATFTFNVTPSANGTVTVNVPANVAQDAAGNGNTAATQFSIIYSQTVTATPVVTAPANGSLLNTATPAYSGTAVATATVTVYVDGISIGTTTASAGGSWTFTQPTALAQGSHTVYATAQLNGQAVSANSNTNTFIVDSVRPAVAISSSAGASGTTTSTSPLPFTVTFTESVTGFVAGDVSVSNGTISGFAGSGATYTFNVTPSANGTLTVDVPANVAVDAAGNGNTAATQFTFIYSQPVTPAPVVAEPANGSLVNNNRPIYGGTAAASSTVTVYVDGSAVGTTTTNSSGIWGLIQPTPLTQGSHTVYATAQLSGLAVSVNSNTNTFTVDTFPPTVVLSASGLTNGATTSTSPVLFSVSFSESVTGFVAGAVSVSNGTISNFAGSGLNYSFNVTPSANGTVTVNVPANVAQDQAGNGNTAATPFSFIYSQTVTAAPVVVVPANGSFVSTSTPTYGGTAPANSTVQVYVDGVALPSTTTANGSGNWSIAQPSALSQGSHTVYATAQLSGQAVSANSNTNTFTVDSVRPAVAISSSASNPTSTSPIPVSVTFSESVTGFVTGDVTVTGGTISGFSGSGANYSFNVTPSANGTVTVNVPANVSQDQAGNGNTAAPAYSVTFQAPTIAVNPATLPSGTQGTGYSQTLTASGGTAPYSFAVTAGALPTGLTLTTGGTLAGTPIVNGTFNFTVTATDNSAAPGPFSGSRSYSLVIAVPVVTATTWTGSNSSDWFTAVNWTSGVPTTSVDATIPTSPSGGRFPSLTTATANARNLTINSGARLTQTSGTLVLAGNLSNNGTFQPTGGTVNLGSTALISIAGSGTTRFWNLTIEANGALLATSAGAAVQRVLTLNGNFNTNGNPFTLESDATGTAMVINNNGATVIGQATMQRYIDPSRNTGLGYRHYSSPVQTTTVADLTTSGFSPVVNPDYNTQGNTVNPFPTVYGYDQARIVGTNATTQNFDYGYFSPSSLGDNLVRGRGYTVNIAASEKVDLIGTLNSGTVPVGSLSFGTEANSGWHLLGNPYPAPLDWNKARTNLPAGVIDAIYVYKSSTQYGGIYQFYQNGFGTLPNGTVPAMAGFFLRVNQPVASFNFQDAWRSTSYDSPVFNRPAADTRPALQLDLVSAQGVHDPAYVYFEEGATAGLDDHYDAEKLPNTTGLNLASVAVGKGLAVNGLPLLTTSTLVPLTVGVPVTGTYTLQAASLANFGTTSIYLRDAVTGQQIDLQQQSSYTFSASNAALITDRFSLSFGAVRPLGVGSNALAASVTLYPNPARKTAWIELPAALGRKPVTVSMLDAVGREVRKEVLPALGATAHALSLQELPVGVYLLRLSTEAGTITKRLIIE, encoded by the coding sequence ATGCTCCCCTCCGACGTGGGAGAGCCTGGCCGCTGGCGTACAGCCGGCCAGGCATATGCGGGCCGGCTTCTGGCCTTCCTGCTGCTGTTGCTGGCCACCAGTGGCGCGCAAGCCCAAACGACGGCCAACAAGATCTACTGGGTGCAGAGCAGCGGCACGGCTGCCGACGACCGGCTTGCGTCGGCTAACCTGGACGGCACGGGCCAGACTGCGCTGGCCTCCGGGGCGAGCAACTTCGACAACCCCAACGCGCTGTGGGTGGATGCGGCCAACAACATTATTTACGTCGGTGATGGCGCGACTACCGCTACTACCGGCATTCGCACCTTCAGCCTGACGGGCACGCTGCTCAGCACCATTGTGCCGGGTACGTCTGGTGCTGGTATCAATGCCGTGCAGGTAGTAGGCAACAAGATTTACTGGGTGCAAAGCAGCGGCACGGCCGCGCTCGACCAGGTTGCTTCAGCCAACCTTGATGGCACGAACAGGACAACCCTGATTTCGGACAATTCGGCCACGACGTTCAACAACCCTCAATCGTTGTGGGTGGATGCGGCCAATAACGTTATCTACGTCGGCGACGGCGCGAACACCGGCAACACGGGTATTTCCCGCTTCACTCTGTCTGGCACGTACCTCAACACTATCGTAGCGGGCGTAGCCGGGATTAGCATCAACGGGCTGCAGGTAGTGGGCAACAAGCTCTACTGGGTGCAAAGCAGCGGCACGGCTGCTGACGACCGGCTTGTTTCGGCCAACCTCGACGGGACGGGTGTGACAGTATTGGCCTCGGGCAACTCGGCCACCACGTTCAACAACCCTCAATCGTTGCGGGTTGATGTTCCCAACAGCGTTATCTACGTCGGCGACGGCGCGAACACCGGCAACACGGGTATTTCCCGCTTCACCCTGACCGGCACGTACATCAGTACGGTCGTGGCGGGTGGAGTCTACAGCTTCAACGGCATAGGCAACAACTCCGTAGCCGCCAGCGCCCCGACGGTAACCACAACTGCGGCGGCCAGCATCACCTCCACCAGCGCCATCCTGGGCGGTAACGTAACGGCCGATGGCGGCGCTACCGTCACGGAGCGCGGCGTGGTATACAGCACCACCAACACCACCCCGACTACCAGCGACACGAAGGATACCAACGGCACGGGCACGGGTACTTTCTCCGAAACCATCGGCGGACTGACGGCAGGCACTACGTATTACGTGCGAGCCTATGCCATCAACTCGGTGGGCACCAGCTACGGCAGCGTGGTAAGCTTTACTACCCCCCCAAATGCTCCCGTGGTAACGGCGCCCGCCAACGGCAGCCTGCTGGCCACGACCACACCGGCTTACTCCGGCACGGCTACGGCCAACAGCACGGTCACGGTATACGTGGATGGCTCGGCTATTGGCACCACCACGGCCACGGCCGGCGGCACCTTCTCGCTGACCCAACCCACGGCCCTGACCCAGGGCAGCCACACGGTGTTTGCGCGGGCCAGCATCAACGGCTCGGCCCAGAGCGCCAACTCGAACACCAACTCCTTTGTGGTCGACACTACCCAGCCGAACGTCGCCATCAGCAGCACGGCCACCAGCCCGACCAGCACCTCGCCCATTCCGGTGACGGTGACCTTCTCGGAGCCAGTAACTGGCTTCGTGCAGGGGGATGTAACGGTCGGCAACGGCACGATTTCGGGCTTCACCGGCTCGGGGGCGTCCTACTCCTTCAACGTGACGCCCACGGCTAATGGTACGGTAACGGTGAACGTGCCGGCCAACGTGGCCCAAGACGCGGCCGGCAACTTCAACACCGCCGCCACCCAATTCAGCATCACCTACACGGCCCCCACGGCCACGGTCGTATCGATAACGCGCCTGCTGCCTTCGCCGACGGCCACGACTCAGGTAAGCTACCGGGTGGTTTTCTCGGGTAACGTATCGGGCCTGACGACCAGCAATTTCTCGGTGACCAGCTCCACGGGCGCCAGCGTGAGCTCCGTATCCGGTTCGGGTGCTAGCTACACCGTAGTGGTGAACACCGGCACTGGCAACGGAACTCTGACGCTGAACGTGCAGAATAGCGCGGGCATTTCGCCCACGGTCACCAACGTGCCCTACACGCTGGGCGAAACTTACACTATCACCAAGAGCTTCGCGGCGGCGCCCACCCTGCGCATTCAGGCCGCGGGCAGCGCCAGCGGCAACAGTGATGTAACGGCCTTCGTGGACGTAGTACAGGTGTTCAGCGGCGGCAGCCCCGTGGCCAATGCCCTGCAAAACGGCAGCTTTGAAAGCAACAACGTGGGGGCGAGCAGCTTCCTGTATCAGTCCCAAGGTGTAGTAGCTTCCCCCTGGACCTTTGGCGGGGCTTTCTCCGGCGTTTCGCGCAACAACAGCGCATTCGGCTCGACGGCCTTTTCGGGTGATGCGGTGCTGCTGCTGCAAAGCACGAACGGCGACAACAACGCCAGCGCGTCGCAAAACCTGGCCGTGCCCACGGGCAGCTACCAGGTCGGCTTCCAAGCCATCCAGCGCAACTACACCGCACGCGACCAGCGGCTGAACGTGTTTGTGAACGACGTGTTCGTAGGCAGTATTCAGCCTAACAACATCCCCACGTACGATGCCTTCACCTCGGCCGCGTTCAGCGTGACGGCCCCGGCCCTGACGGCTACTATCAGCAGCACGGCCACCAGCCCGACCAACACCTCGCCTATCCCGGTGACGGTGACGTTCTCGGCCAGCGTAACCGGCTTTGTGGCGGGCGACGTGACGGTAACGGGCGGTACGATTTCGGGCTTCACGGGCTCGGGCACGACCTACACCTTCAACGTAACTCCGTCAGCCAACGGCACCGTGACGGTGAACGTACCGGCCAACGTGGCTGTAGATGCTAACAATACGGGCAATAGTGCCGCTACCCAGTTCAGCATCGTCTACCAGCAGCTGGTGACGGCCGTCCCGGTGGTAACTGTACCCGCCAACGGCAGCCTGGTGAGCACCAGCACGCCCACCTACGGCGGCACGGCCCCGGCCAACTCGACGGTGCAGGTGTACGTGGACGGCGTGGCGCTGCCCAGCACCACCACGGCCAATGGCAGCGGCAACTGGAGCATCGCCCAGCCCACGGCCCTGAGCCAAGGCTCGCACACGGTGTACGCCACGGCCCAGAGCAACGGTCAGGCTGTGAGTGCCAACTCGAACACGAATACCTTCACGGTTGATTCCGTCCGCCCCGCAGTGGCTATCAGCTCCTCGGCCGGGGCTAACGGTAGCACGACCGGCACCTCGCCGATTCCCTTCTCGGTAACCTTCTCGGAAAACGTGACGGGCTTCGTGACCGGGGATATCACGGTAACGGGGGGCACGATTTCGGGCTTCTCGGGCACGAGCCCCGGCGCCACGTTTACCTTCAACGTGACGCCCTCGGCCAACGGCACCGTGACGGTGAACGTACCGGCTAACGTAGCCCAGGATGCGGCCGGCAACGGCAACACCGCCGCCACCCAATTCTCTATTATTTACTCGCAGACGGTTACGGCTACGCCAGTCGTAACGGCGCCGGCCAATGGCAGCCTGCTCAACACCGCCACGCCGGCTTACTCCGGCACGGCCGTGGCCACGGCCACGGTAACGGTGTACGTGGATGGCATCAGCATCGGCACCACTACGGCCTCGGCTGGTGGCAGCTGGACCTTCACGCAGCCTACGGCCCTGGCCCAAGGCTCGCACACGGTGTATGCCACAGCTCAACTCAACGGCCAGGCCGTCAGTGCCAACTCGAACACGAACACCTTCATCGTTGATTCCGTCCGCCCCGCAGTAGCCATCAGCTCCTCGGCGGGGGCTTCCGGCACGACGACCTCGACTTCGCCCCTACCTTTCACGGTGACCTTCACGGAAAGCGTGACGGGCTTCGTGGCCGGGGATGTAAGCGTCAGCAACGGCACGATTTCGGGCTTCGCGGGTTCGGGTGCGACCTATACCTTCAACGTGACGCCCTCGGCCAATGGCACGCTGACGGTAGACGTACCGGCTAACGTGGCCGTGGATGCGGCCGGCAATGGCAACACCGCTGCTACCCAGTTCACCTTTATCTATTCGCAGCCGGTAACGCCTGCGCCTGTAGTAGCGGAACCGGCGAACGGCAGCCTAGTAAACAATAACCGCCCGATTTACGGCGGCACGGCAGCTGCCAGCTCAACGGTCACCGTGTACGTCGATGGCTCGGCCGTTGGCACGACGACGACCAATAGCAGCGGCATCTGGGGCTTGATCCAGCCGACACCTCTGACCCAGGGCAGCCACACGGTGTATGCCACCGCCCAGCTCAGCGGTCTGGCCGTGAGTGTCAACTCCAACACGAACACCTTTACCGTCGATACCTTCCCGCCCACTGTAGTGCTCAGTGCTTCGGGCCTCACGAATGGCGCCACTACGAGCACCTCGCCCGTTCTTTTCTCGGTGAGCTTCTCGGAAAGCGTGACGGGCTTCGTAGCCGGGGCTGTAAGCGTCAGCAACGGCACCATCTCCAACTTCGCCGGCTCGGGCCTGAACTACTCGTTCAACGTGACGCCCTCGGCCAACGGCACCGTGACGGTGAACGTACCGGCTAACGTGGCCCAAGACCAAGCTGGCAACGGCAACACCGCCGCTACCCCCTTCAGCTTTATCTACAGCCAGACCGTTACAGCGGCCCCAGTGGTAGTTGTGCCGGCCAACGGCAGCTTTGTCAGCACCAGCACGCCCACCTACGGCGGTACGGCCCCGGCCAACTCGACCGTGCAGGTGTACGTGGACGGCGTGGCGCTGCCCAGCACCACCACGGCCAACGGCAGCGGCAACTGGAGCATCGCCCAGCCCTCGGCCCTGAGCCAAGGCTCGCACACGGTGTACGCCACGGCCCAGCTCAGTGGCCAAGCCGTGAGTGCCAACTCGAACACGAACACCTTCACGGTGGATTCCGTCCGCCCCGCAGTAGCTATCAGCTCCTCGGCCAGCAACCCCACCTCAACGTCTCCGATTCCGGTGAGCGTAACCTTCTCGGAAAGCGTGACGGGCTTTGTGACGGGGGATGTAACGGTAACGGGGGGCACGATTTCGGGCTTCTCGGGCTCGGGCGCGAACTACTCGTTCAACGTGACGCCCTCGGCCAATGGCACCGTAACGGTGAACGTACCGGCCAACGTGTCCCAGGACCAAGCTGGCAACGGCAACACCGCCGCTCCAGCCTACTCGGTTACCTTCCAGGCGCCGACTATTGCGGTGAATCCGGCCACGCTACCCAGCGGTACGCAGGGCACGGGCTACAGCCAGACGCTGACAGCCTCGGGTGGCACGGCCCCCTACTCGTTTGCCGTTACCGCCGGCGCATTGCCGACGGGTCTGACCTTGACGACCGGTGGCACGCTTGCGGGCACGCCCATCGTCAACGGCACGTTCAATTTCACCGTGACGGCGACCGACAACTCGGCAGCGCCGGGCCCCTTCAGCGGATCACGCTCTTACAGCCTGGTCATTGCGGTGCCGGTCGTGACGGCTACCACCTGGACCGGAAGCAATTCGAGCGACTGGTTCACGGCGGTCAACTGGACCTCCGGTGTGCCGACCACGAGCGTCGATGCGACCATTCCGACTTCGCCCAGCGGTGGCCGCTTTCCATCTCTCACCACGGCCACGGCCAACGCTCGCAACCTGACCATCAACAGCGGCGCAAGGCTGACCCAGACCAGCGGTACGCTAGTGCTGGCAGGTAACCTGAGCAACAACGGCACCTTCCAGCCCACGGGCGGCACGGTGAACCTGGGTAGCACAGCGTTGATTAGTATTGCGGGCAGCGGTACCACCCGCTTCTGGAACCTGACCATTGAGGCCAACGGGGCCTTGCTGGCTACCTCGGCCGGTGCGGCCGTGCAGCGGGTGCTCACCCTCAACGGCAACTTCAACACCAATGGCAATCCTTTCACGCTGGAGTCAGACGCGACGGGTACGGCCATGGTAATCAACAACAATGGGGCAACCGTTATTGGTCAGGCCACGATGCAGCGGTATATCGACCCCAGCCGGAACACGGGCCTGGGCTACCGCCACTACAGCTCGCCGGTGCAGACCACCACGGTAGCCGATCTGACGACCAGCGGTTTCTCCCCCGTCGTCAACCCGGACTATAACACCCAGGGCAACACGGTGAACCCCTTCCCCACCGTGTACGGCTATGACCAAGCGCGCATCGTGGGCACCAATGCCACGACGCAGAACTTCGACTACGGCTACTTCTCGCCCAGCTCGCTCGGCGACAATCTGGTGCGGGGCCGCGGCTACACGGTCAACATTGCCGCCAGCGAGAAAGTAGACCTGATTGGCACGCTCAACTCGGGCACTGTACCAGTAGGCAGCCTCTCGTTTGGGACCGAAGCCAATTCGGGCTGGCACTTGCTGGGCAACCCGTATCCGGCGCCCCTGGACTGGAACAAGGCCCGGACCAACTTGCCGGCCGGCGTAATTGATGCCATCTACGTCTATAAGTCGAGCACGCAGTACGGCGGTATTTACCAGTTCTACCAGAACGGCTTCGGCACGCTGCCCAACGGCACGGTGCCCGCCATGGCTGGCTTCTTCCTGCGGGTAAATCAGCCGGTTGCCTCCTTCAACTTCCAGGATGCCTGGCGGTCCACGTCCTACGACTCCCCCGTGTTCAACCGCCCCGCCGCCGATACCCGGCCCGCGCTGCAGCTGGATCTGGTGAGTGCCCAGGGTGTGCATGACCCTGCCTACGTATACTTCGAAGAAGGCGCCACGGCGGGGCTCGACGACCACTACGACGCCGAGAAGCTGCCCAACACCACCGGCCTGAACCTGGCTTCGGTGGCCGTGGGCAAAGGCCTGGCCGTGAACGGTCTGCCCCTGCTGACCACCAGCACGCTGGTACCGCTGACCGTGGGTGTACCCGTAACGGGCACCTACACGCTGCAAGCCGCGTCGTTGGCTAACTTCGGTACCACGTCGATTTATCTGCGTGACGCCGTAACCGGCCAGCAGATCGACCTGCAGCAGCAGTCCAGCTACACGTTCTCGGCCAGCAACGCCGCCCTGATTACGGACCGGTTCTCGCTGAGCTTCGGAGCAGTACGTCCGCTGGGCGTGGGCAGCAATGCCCTGGCCGCCAGCGTTACGCTCTACCCCAACCCAGCCCGCAAAACGGCCTGGATTGAGCTTCCCGCCGCGCTGGGCCGCAAGCCCGTGACGGTGAGCATGCTCGATGCCGTTGGGCGTGAGGTGCGGAAGGAAGTGCTACCCGCGCTGGGCGCTACGGCCCACGCGTTGTCGCTGCAAGAGCTGCCCGTGGGCGTGTACTTGCTGCGCCTGAGCACGGAAGCCGGCACCATTACCAAGCGCCTCATTATTGAATAA
- a CDS encoding response regulator, whose protein sequence is MTRIILADDHTILRQGIRAMLVAEADFDVVGEAGTGQQLLDLLPTTPTDVIVLDLTMPELDGFAALPILRAQYPEVRVLVLSMLDHERYVAQALDAGAAGYVLKNASIAEIVYGIRTVAQGRPFLCTEIGLELLRKLTMNTGKPWDGGPDHHPAELSGRELEVLQLIAEGLTNAEIADKLFTSKRTIETHRQNIIEKTQAKNTAALIKFAVNQGLVK, encoded by the coding sequence ATGACACGTATCATCCTGGCTGATGACCACACTATTTTGCGGCAGGGTATTCGGGCAATGCTCGTTGCGGAGGCCGACTTTGACGTGGTAGGCGAAGCCGGCACCGGCCAGCAGCTGCTCGATCTGCTGCCCACCACGCCCACGGACGTCATCGTGCTGGACCTGACCATGCCCGAGCTGGACGGCTTCGCGGCGCTGCCGATTCTGCGGGCTCAGTACCCCGAGGTGCGCGTGCTGGTGCTGTCTATGCTCGACCACGAGCGGTACGTGGCCCAGGCCCTGGACGCGGGAGCTGCGGGCTACGTCCTGAAGAATGCCTCCATTGCGGAAATCGTGTACGGCATCCGGACGGTGGCGCAGGGCCGGCCCTTTCTGTGCACCGAAATCGGCCTGGAGCTGCTGCGCAAGCTCACGATGAACACCGGCAAGCCCTGGGACGGCGGCCCCGACCATCACCCGGCCGAGCTGTCGGGGCGGGAGCTGGAAGTGCTGCAGCTCATTGCCGAGGGACTGACCAACGCCGAAATTGCCGACAAGCTCTTCACCAGCAAGCGCACCATCGAAACCCACCGCCAGAACATCATCGAGAAAACCCAGGCCAAAAACACCGCCGCCCTCATCAAGTTCGCCGTGAACCAAGGCCTGGTGAAGTAG
- a CDS encoding sensor histidine kinase: protein MTLRVKFLLFVVIIHGVLIALAAQVMRTNAPLFVATEVMLLGSIVLTVQLYRGFVRPFQLIAAGTEAIRAKDFSMKFVPVGQREMDQLIDVYNHMIDELRQERVTQHEKSYLLEHLIQASPAGILLLDFDGRIEAANPAAERCLLLPLAGLLRQLPSELPGGWGPALSTLRAGQPQVVQLSGIRTYRAHCSHFLDRGFTRNFIVLEELTQDLIRQEKQAYEKLIRMMSHEINNSIGAINSILQSFSYYTPQLRPDDQPDFTEALEVSINRNTHLANFIANFANLVRLPAPTRRPCDVHDLLRSIHRLMLVPSEKRRIAWHWALAPAPLWVELDCQQIEQAVLNIVKNALEAIGADGNLTIHTSLQPPMLRIEDDGAGIAPEVQRRLFTPFFSTKRDGQGIGLTMIRDILLQHDFTFSLETTPAGTTAFTIWFAAAKA, encoded by the coding sequence ATGACCCTGCGCGTCAAGTTTTTGCTCTTTGTCGTCATTATTCACGGGGTCCTGATTGCGCTGGCCGCCCAGGTGATGCGCACCAACGCGCCGCTGTTCGTGGCCACGGAAGTCATGCTGCTCGGGTCCATTGTGCTCACCGTGCAGCTCTACCGGGGCTTCGTGCGGCCGTTTCAGCTGATTGCGGCCGGCACCGAGGCCATTCGGGCCAAAGACTTTTCCATGAAGTTCGTGCCCGTCGGCCAGCGCGAAATGGACCAGCTCATCGACGTGTATAACCACATGATTGACGAGCTGCGGCAGGAGCGCGTCACGCAGCACGAGAAAAGCTACCTGCTGGAGCACCTGATTCAGGCCTCACCGGCCGGCATCCTGCTGCTCGATTTCGACGGGCGCATTGAGGCCGCCAACCCCGCCGCCGAGCGGTGCCTGCTCTTGCCCCTGGCCGGGCTGCTGCGCCAGCTGCCCAGTGAGCTGCCCGGCGGCTGGGGCCCGGCCCTGAGCACGCTGCGGGCCGGGCAGCCCCAGGTGGTGCAGCTCTCGGGCATCCGGACCTACCGCGCCCACTGCTCCCACTTCCTCGACCGGGGCTTCACCCGCAACTTCATCGTGCTGGAAGAGCTGACCCAAGACCTGATCCGGCAAGAAAAGCAGGCCTACGAGAAGCTGATCCGGATGATGTCGCACGAAATCAACAACTCCATCGGGGCCATCAACTCCATCCTGCAAAGCTTCAGCTACTACACCCCGCAGCTGCGCCCCGATGACCAGCCCGACTTCACGGAGGCCCTGGAGGTGTCCATCAACCGCAATACCCACCTGGCCAACTTCATTGCCAACTTTGCCAACCTGGTGCGCCTGCCCGCGCCCACGCGCCGCCCCTGCGACGTGCACGACTTGCTGCGCTCCATTCACCGCCTGATGCTGGTGCCCAGCGAAAAGCGCCGTATTGCCTGGCACTGGGCGCTGGCCCCCGCCCCGCTCTGGGTGGAACTCGACTGCCAGCAGATCGAACAGGCCGTGCTCAACATCGTCAAGAATGCCCTAGAAGCCATTGGCGCAGACGGCAACCTGACGATTCATACCAGCCTGCAGCCGCCCATGCTGCGCATCGAAGACGACGGGGCCGGCATTGCGCCCGAGGTGCAGCGGCGGCTGTTCACTCCGTTTTTCAGCACCAAGCGCGACGGGCAGGGCATCGGCCTCACCATGATCCGCGACATCCTGCTCCAGCACGACTTCACCTTCAGCCTCGAAACCACCCCGGCCGGTACCACGGCCTTCACCATCTGGTTTGCGGCGGCCAAGGCCTAG
- a CDS encoding DUF1345 domain-containing protein — protein MPTAVFRLIHRTGQLPAGPRLLLALALGLLTWAGLATLPPAARIVAAWDAFGLSSLLLIWAAITTADAAHIRQTARREDASRTLSFVFVLVAALGSLLAVLLLLSSVHELSRSERHLHVWLATAAVALAWLLVHTVFTLRYAHLYYDATTAGRPGGLEFPGGEQQPDYLDFAYFSFVVGMTAQTADVSISGRQLRRLALLHGIVSFGFNTAVVALSISGLAGVL, from the coding sequence ATGCCGACTGCCGTTTTTCGACTTATTCACCGCACGGGCCAGCTGCCGGCGGGGCCCCGGCTGCTGCTGGCCCTGGCCCTGGGCCTGCTGACCTGGGCGGGGCTGGCCACGCTGCCACCCGCCGCCCGCATCGTAGCCGCCTGGGACGCCTTCGGCTTGTCGTCATTGCTGCTGATCTGGGCGGCCATTACCACGGCCGACGCGGCCCACATTCGCCAGACGGCCCGGCGGGAAGATGCCAGCCGCACCTTGTCGTTCGTGTTTGTGCTGGTAGCGGCGCTGGGTAGCCTGCTGGCGGTGCTACTGCTGCTCAGCTCGGTGCACGAGCTCAGCCGCTCCGAGCGGCACCTGCACGTGTGGCTGGCCACGGCCGCCGTGGCGCTGGCCTGGCTGCTGGTGCACACGGTGTTCACGCTCCGCTACGCCCACCTCTACTACGATGCCACCACCGCGGGCCGCCCCGGCGGCCTGGAGTTTCCCGGCGGCGAGCAGCAGCCCGATTACCTCGACTTTGCCTACTTCTCCTTCGTGGTCGGCATGACGGCCCAGACCGCCGACGTGAGCATCAGCGGGCGGCAGCTGCGGCGGCTGGCGCTGCTGCACGGTATCGTGTCGTTCGGTTTCAATACGGCGGTGGTGGCCCTGAGCATCAGCGGGCTGGCCGGGGTGCTCTGA